The sequence AGATGCAGCGGATCATGTCGATGTCGAACTCCAGCGGGCGCTTCTCGACCTTCGCCCACTTGTCGTCGGAGGGGATTTCAGAAGGGGTGATCTTGATTGCCTTGGGCGGGCAGATGAATTCGCAGAGCTGGCAGGAAACGCAGCGTTCGCGGCCCTGCTCATCGGTGACGAGGGTGGGGGCGCCGCGGTAGTATTCCGGCATGTGTTCGTCCCAGCGCTGCTCGGGGAACTGCATGGTCACGCCGAGACCCGAGGAAGCGAGGCCTTCCGCGCCGTAGGATTTCCCTCGCAGCGATTTCACCGCGTGCTTCATCGTCAGGAAAAATCCCTTGATGAGCGCGCCGAAGTAGATCTTTTCTCCGGCGTCGAGTTTCGGGCGGGTGAGCTTGATGGTGGGCATTGGGGTAAACGCTGAGATTTTGAAAACTGAAATGCTGAAACTGGATCAGGCGCGGAGGACTTTGGCTGGTGGCTCGGAGAACTTGGCTACCCAGATGATGGCGGCGGTGACTGTTACCAGGA comes from Akkermansiaceae bacterium and encodes:
- a CDS encoding NADH-quinone oxidoreductase subunit I, with product MPTIKLTRPKLDAGEKIYFGALIKGFFLTMKHAVKSLRGKSYGAEGLASSGLGVTMQFPEQRWDEHMPEYYRGAPTLVTDEQGRERCVSCQLCEFICPPKAIKITPSEIPSDDKWAKVEKRPLEFDIDMIRCIYCGMCEEVCPEQAIYLRKDYLITGTSRKDMVHNKKKLYEIGGVRVGLVNKWNELK